The following nucleotide sequence is from Limisphaerales bacterium.
GGAAGTGGTCACACTCGCCGTCAGCGAGGGTGCGGCGTACGGCGCAGCCCTCCAAGCCATGTGGTGCGTGGCCCAAAATAGCGGTGAAAAAGTTCTGATAAATGACCTTTCGGATCAATTTGTGAAACTAAACTCGCGCCAAACGCTTCAGCCTAATAAAGCAAATGTTGCTGTTTATCGGCAAATACAAGCGATTCAAGGCGGATTATCCATGGATCTTCGCACCGCATTTTCCGGTCACCGCCGCTTTTTGAATTGTGTATAACTTGTGAGTAAATGGGTGGCCAGTGTTAATAAGTGGACATCTTTTTCCTTCGATTCATTGGCAGAACCCAGAATGTGTGGTATATTAACCTCATATGAAGTTAGTCCTGTCTACTCATAAAGTTACCCTTACCGATGGTCTCAAAGATCATGTTCGCATGTGTATCGAGAAACTTGATCATCAGGAAACGCATGCGCTTGCAGCGTTCGTGAATCTCGAGCGCGATCATAAAGGTCACCCCGACAAGCGATACACGTGCACGATGAAGGTGGCCTTACCCGGCCAGAATCTAATCGCTCGTGATGCCGAAGATGACTTGTACGCAGCCATTGATCTAGTTACCAAAAAGGTGCAGGCGCAAC
It contains:
- the raiA gene encoding ribosome-associated translation inhibitor RaiA; the protein is MKLVLSTHKVTLTDGLKDHVRMCIEKLDHQETHALAAFVNLERDHKGHPDKRYTCTMKVALPGQNLIARDAEDDLYAAIDLVTKKVQAQLRKRHSKFKARNHKQAAQIKSGLQAVAA